The genomic region TAggctgaaggaaagcaaaatctaGTTTTTAGTTATTTCAAATGCTTGACTCTTTTAACATTTAGGAGATTGACAGTCTTTAAATATGAACAGCACATAAATGGGGAAGGGTATTAAATACTATATATAAATGAAGACAAACTTTGTGTTGGGCTTCTGGTAATGTGCTGTTCAAGCATGTTCTTAGTTGAAATGCATAGGCTGTTATGTACAGGTTGAAGTGCCTCATTTTATATCACATACTTACCATTTACTGAGCAAATGATGTCTATTCCCTTTAGGTGTATTTGTATTCAGTGACAACATGTTGATGCCTAGTAAGTTACTGTTTACTTCCCTTTGTTCTACAacaaaatttaaaggaaaaacataccTGTAAGATTTTGGAATAACTGATGACAATGACTAATCCCGgcattagaaagaaaacaatggcAAAGGTCACATCCCAAACTGTTTCTCCTGCAATGCTGGGCCAAACTAAGGTGCAAATCTGAATCTCCTGTTTACAAAgaatagagaagaaaattaacattgtACAGTTATATTTACTACACGGTTGTCCTTATCTCTATGCCTACAGAGAAAATGGCTGCAGACTCAACCAAGTCTGTGAAAACTTCCTACTCAAACAGAGCAGTCAATTAATGTATTACTTCATGGTTTTAAAAGCCCATACAATTACAAATAGATGTGTTGTCCACAATCTAAATATTGCTATAAATTTCATATCAAATGCTAATGGCGACTTTAAAATTGAAACTTATAGACCTTAATCATGTATGTGAGTGTCATGTTCAGTGTACTTTTGTTCGCATTTCAAAATACTAGGCACAAAAACCTGTGCATGGCCATTTCACACAGAGCCTACCGCATGTGCTGGGCAGCGCTCCCAGGACGCTGATCCCTCGGTAAGGGGGACGCGTGCTGAAGAGGGGATTTCCAAGCCGCACTGGGGAACGCAAAACAATTCCAGCCGATGCGCGCTTCACCTCTAACGGGAGGGCCCGCCGGGAGAGCGGGACGGGAGGCGACGGCGGCGCTGCCTACGGCGACAGCGGGCGCGGGTCTCCCGGGCTGCCCTGCCGGGGGGGGCTCCGGCCGCGCCTCCGGGCCCACCCTCGGCGCCTGCCCGGAACACGGagcgctgcccgctgcccgctgcccagAGGCAGTCTCCCCTCCGTGACAGAGGCGGACGAGCCTCCCGCGCCGTCCGGCCCCGCACCCGCCTCCCCCACCTGACTCCTGcggcctcccgccgcccgctcTGCCCCGGCGCCCaccccccggcccggcgccggcCGCCCAGCGCCCTGCTCCTGCGGGGGCGGCCGCCCTGCGGGCCCTCCCCGGCGGCGCTCGCCCTCACCtcgccggcggcggcgggcagccgcACCACggtgaagaagcagcagagcgGGAGGGTGGCGAGGGCGGCGAAGCCCCAGATGAGGAGGAGGGCGGCGGCCAGCGCCTTGCGGCGGCGGAAGGCGGCGTGGCGCAGCCGGGCGATGCTGACGACGCGCTCCAGGCTGACGGCCGAGAGGGAGAGGATGACGACGGTGCCGCTGAGGCTCATCACGTAGAAGAGCATGTGGCAGACGACGTCGCCCAGCACCCAGGACTCGGTCCAGCGCACAACGGCGATGAAGGGGATGGCGGTGATGAAGAGCAGGTCGGCGCAGAAGAGGTTGAGGACGAGGCAGTTAGCAGCGCACAGCCGGTGCCGCTGCCGCGCCAGCAGGCAGATGCCCCAGATGTTTCCCGCCAAGGCCAGCAAGAAGATGGAAGCCAGGGCGGACGACTCACTGACACGCAGGGCTGTCACGTTGTGGCCCCTGAAGTCTGAGAAGAAGGGGAAGTAGGTCCTGTTCCACCCTGGCACCCCTCCGGACCCCGGCATGAGGGTGGTCAGCGGGCATGAGAGACCCACCGCAGGTGGCGGCACCAGCCCTAGGGGAAGGCCTGCGCTCCCAACCACCACGGTGGCACCTGGGGTGCCCTCCCGGCACGGAGCAGGGGGCTGGCCGCCatccccctccctgctcttACTCCTGGCCGTGCCACCGCGGGCTTGGCCGTGCCAGCCGGGAGGTTTATGGCCCTTGCACTGGAGTGGAACAAGGAAGTGGGAGGGTAAACACGCGCAGCTCACACAAAGGCGAGGCCGCCGTGCATGGGGAGGCagcgaggggccggggggcgaGCGGGACCGCCTGATGCCTCCCTGGGGAGGGCGTGGGTTAGCACGCTGGCACCTCCATGCTGAGGGTCCCAGGCCTGGCCACCTCCTCCAGGGCTGGCCCTGGTCTGCCCTGCTCTACAGGCAGGCCCCCGGGGCGCCGGTGACCCGGGGAGGCCACCCAGGCTGCTCCCCTCTGCTGGGGATGTGTGCAT from Ciconia boyciana chromosome 8, ASM3463844v1, whole genome shotgun sequence harbors:
- the FFAR4 gene encoding free fatty acid receptor 4, which codes for MPGSGGVPGWNRTYFPFFSDFRGHNVTALRVSESSALASIFLLALAGNIWGICLLARQRHRLCAANCLVLNLFCADLLFITAIPFIAVVRWTESWVLGDVVCHMLFYVMSLSGTVVILSLSAVSLERVVSIARLRHAAFRRRKALAAALLLIWGFAALATLPLCCFFTVVRLPAAAGEEIQICTLVWPSIAGETVWDVTFAIVFFLMPGLVIVISYSKILQITKASRRSLNAGLAYSENHQIRVSQQDYKLFRALFVLMISFFIMWSPIIIIILLILVQKYKQDLNILPSVFFWIVLFTFANSAVNPILYNVAHFRRKCQEILLCCTGKPVRHGAGTETTARRSNHEQPNLSFITR